In the genome of Altererythrobacter sp. TH136, one region contains:
- the rplS gene encoding 50S ribosomal protein L19, which produces MNLIQTLEAEAIEALTQGKEMPTFRAGDTLRVGVRVVEGARTRTQNFEGVCIARSNRGINSNFTVRKMSFGEGVERVFPLYSPNVESVTVVRRGVVRRAKLYYLRGRTGKRARIAERKQPVSQ; this is translated from the coding sequence GTGAACCTGATCCAGACGCTCGAGGCGGAAGCCATCGAGGCCCTGACCCAGGGCAAGGAAATGCCCACCTTCCGCGCCGGCGACACGCTGCGCGTGGGGGTGCGCGTCGTCGAAGGCGCCCGCACGCGTACCCAGAACTTCGAAGGCGTGTGCATCGCGCGCTCGAACCGCGGCATCAACAGCAATTTCACCGTCCGCAAGATGAGCTTCGGCGAAGGTGTGGAGCGCGTTTTCCCGCTGTATTCGCCGAACGTCGAAAGCGTGACGGTCGTGCGCCGCGGTGTGGTGCGGCGTGCCAAGCTGTATTACCTGCGCGGCCGGACCGGCAAGCGCGCTCGTATCGCCGAGCGCAAGCAGCCCGTCAGCCAGTAA
- a CDS encoding alpha/beta fold hydrolase — MGDATLTTVSGFDGQPLAVHRLGAGRPVVLLHGLFSEAGTNWIKFGHAERLAAAGFEAIMPDLRGHGASAKPHEPAAYPRDVLVRDIFALVDELALDDFDLVGFSLGSRTAARAVIAGLDPRRLVLAGMGLEGLAGWNRRAAFFLDALARFDHVKHGDPAFMAVSFMKTQKVDRVAARLLLESVADTDQAELARIAMPTLVLCGTDDRDNGDPHKLVAALPDATLTEIPGTHMSSVTEPALGDALVAFLTG; from the coding sequence GTGGGCGATGCAACACTGACGACGGTATCCGGTTTTGATGGTCAGCCATTGGCGGTGCACCGCTTGGGGGCTGGGCGTCCGGTCGTGCTCTTGCACGGATTGTTTTCGGAAGCCGGGACAAACTGGATCAAGTTCGGCCACGCTGAACGGCTTGCCGCTGCCGGATTTGAGGCGATCATGCCGGACCTGCGCGGACATGGAGCCAGCGCAAAGCCGCACGAGCCGGCTGCCTATCCGCGCGACGTGCTGGTGCGCGATATCTTCGCACTTGTTGACGAGCTCGCGCTCGACGATTTCGATCTGGTAGGCTTTTCCCTTGGGTCCCGCACGGCCGCTCGGGCGGTCATCGCCGGGTTGGACCCTCGGCGACTGGTGCTCGCGGGAATGGGGTTGGAAGGACTGGCCGGGTGGAACCGGCGCGCCGCGTTCTTCCTTGATGCGCTCGCCCGGTTCGATCACGTGAAGCACGGAGATCCGGCGTTCATGGCGGTCAGTTTCATGAAGACGCAAAAGGTGGACCGGGTGGCCGCGCGGCTGCTGCTGGAGTCGGTGGCGGACACCGATCAGGCAGAATTGGCCAGGATCGCGATGCCCACGCTGGTGCTATGTGGGACAGACGACCGCGATAATGGCGATCCGCACAAGCTGGTCGCCGCGCTGCCTGACGCGACGCTGACCGAAATCCCCGGCACCCATATGAGCTCGGTGACCGAGCCGGCGCTGGGGGACGCGCTCGTCGCTTTCCTCACGGGTTGA
- a CDS encoding SDR family oxidoreductase: MDLLAPEARSVVGRAVIVTGAASGIGRATARLFAAHGAQVAVTDIDQSACDRVAAEAGGGARGHALDVADPRAIEQEVARIAGDFGGIDILVNNAGVSAFASLDDGDHYEEVWTRALLILLTGQQRMVRAALPHLRRSEAPRIVNIASTEGLGATAGDTPYVAAKSGVVGLTRGLAVDLGKEGITVNCICPGPINTGMTASVANEAKAEFARRRTALRRYGEPEKVAHIALSLVLPAASYITGAIIPVDGGLIAQRLNRGMRAHLLTSQSACPCSVDRATS, from the coding sequence ATGGACCTGTTGGCGCCCGAAGCACGCTCCGTCGTCGGGCGCGCCGTCATCGTCACCGGCGCGGCCAGCGGTATTGGCCGAGCGACTGCGCGATTGTTCGCGGCGCACGGAGCGCAAGTTGCGGTGACCGATATCGATCAGAGCGCCTGCGACCGCGTGGCTGCTGAAGCTGGCGGCGGCGCGCGTGGCCATGCGCTCGACGTCGCCGATCCCCGAGCGATCGAACAAGAAGTGGCGCGGATCGCGGGCGATTTCGGCGGAATCGATATCCTGGTCAACAACGCCGGCGTTTCGGCATTTGCGTCGCTCGATGATGGTGATCATTACGAGGAAGTCTGGACGCGGGCGCTTTTGATCTTGCTGACCGGCCAGCAGAGGATGGTTCGCGCCGCCCTGCCCCATCTCCGTCGCAGCGAGGCGCCGCGGATCGTCAACATTGCCTCGACCGAAGGGCTCGGCGCGACCGCGGGTGACACACCGTATGTTGCGGCCAAGTCGGGTGTGGTCGGCCTCACCCGGGGGTTGGCGGTCGACCTAGGGAAGGAGGGCATCACCGTAAACTGCATCTGCCCGGGTCCGATCAACACGGGCATGACGGCGAGCGTGGCAAACGAGGCCAAAGCTGAGTTTGCCCGCCGCCGGACTGCGCTTCGCCGCTACGGAGAGCCCGAGAAGGTGGCGCATATCGCCCTCAGCCTCGTGCTCCCCGCCGCAAGTTACATCACCGGTGCGATCATCCCGGTCGACGGCGGGCTGATCGCGCAACGCCTGAACAGAGGCATGCGCGCGCACCTTCTTACCAGCCAGTCGGCTTGCCCTTGTTCTGTTGATCGAGCCACTTCTTGA
- the trmD gene encoding tRNA (guanosine(37)-N1)-methyltransferase TrmD, with protein sequence MSFAATVLTLYPEMFPGPLGVSLAGRALARGDWSLEAVQIRDFATDKHRTVDDTPAGGGAGMVLKADILAAAVDSVTDHRPVLAMTPRGAPVTQARIRALADGPGAVILCGRFEGFDERLFEARPVIEQVSLGDIVLSGGEPAALALLDACIRLLPGVMGAPTSGAEESFEEGLLEYPQYTRPSIWEGRTIPEVLRSGDHAKISGWRKAMAETDTRLRRPDLWERYCGVRGRPASGAQREMKDTDQ encoded by the coding sequence ATGTCCTTCGCCGCCACCGTCTTAACGCTATATCCCGAGATGTTTCCCGGGCCACTGGGCGTTTCTCTTGCAGGGCGCGCTCTTGCGCGCGGCGACTGGTCGCTGGAAGCGGTGCAGATTCGCGATTTCGCCACCGACAAGCACCGCACGGTCGATGATACTCCGGCCGGGGGCGGCGCAGGAATGGTATTGAAAGCCGACATTCTGGCGGCGGCGGTCGATAGCGTCACGGATCATCGGCCTGTGCTTGCCATGACGCCGCGCGGTGCGCCGGTCACCCAAGCACGGATCCGGGCGCTCGCGGACGGGCCAGGCGCAGTCATCCTATGCGGCCGGTTCGAAGGGTTCGACGAACGGCTGTTTGAAGCGCGTCCTGTGATCGAACAGGTCTCACTCGGCGACATCGTTCTTTCGGGCGGAGAGCCTGCTGCACTGGCCCTGCTCGATGCTTGCATTCGCCTGCTGCCCGGCGTAATGGGCGCGCCGACTAGCGGGGCCGAGGAATCCTTCGAAGAAGGGCTGCTCGAATATCCGCAGTATACCCGACCATCGATATGGGAAGGGCGCACGATCCCCGAAGTGCTGCGATCGGGGGATCATGCGAAAATCTCAGGCTGGCGCAAGGCCATGGCCGAGACTGATACACGGCTACGCAGGCCGGACCTTTGGGAACGCTATTGTGGCGTTCGGGGCCGACCTGCCTCTGGTGCGCAGCGTGAAATGAAGGACACGGACCAGTGA
- the glmU gene encoding bifunctional UDP-N-acetylglucosamine diphosphorylase/glucosamine-1-phosphate N-acetyltransferase GlmU: protein MREFAAVILAAGKGTRMKSDLHKVLHPIGGRPVLHHLMASVDALGPSRTVVVVGSGREQIEAAVSGRATTALQEPQLGTGHAVQQAQACLEGFAGDVLILYGDVPFVRAETMQRMLDRLHQDDAPAIVVLGFEPADTLQYGRVIAGSDGTIEKMVEHKDANEAERACRLCNSGLMAARGADLFALLGRVDNDNAAGEYYLVDAVNVARGDGRKSAVVVTDLADEVAGINSRGELAAAEAQWQDLKREEAMANGASLRAPETVFFSWDTALGRDVTIEPNVFFGPGVSIADGATIRGFSHLEGAIVGEGCEVGPFARLRPGAVMERGAKVGNFVEMKKAVLGEGAKANHLTYLGDAEVGAGANIGAGTITCNYDGYFKYKTVIGERAFIGSNSALIAPVRIGADAIVAAGSAVSRDVADGELRMVRGEQLVKPGWADRFHDAMKKKKSDRRSG from the coding sequence ATGAGAGAATTCGCCGCTGTAATCCTTGCCGCGGGCAAGGGCACCCGCATGAAAAGCGACCTGCATAAGGTCCTCCATCCGATCGGTGGACGGCCGGTGCTGCACCACTTGATGGCGAGCGTGGACGCACTGGGGCCGAGCCGGACGGTAGTGGTCGTTGGCAGCGGGCGCGAGCAGATCGAAGCGGCGGTCAGCGGGCGCGCGACGACCGCCCTGCAAGAACCTCAACTGGGTACGGGCCACGCGGTGCAACAGGCTCAGGCCTGTCTTGAAGGCTTCGCTGGCGATGTCTTGATCCTTTATGGGGACGTGCCCTTCGTCCGAGCGGAGACCATGCAACGCATGCTCGACCGCCTGCATCAGGATGATGCTCCGGCCATCGTGGTGCTCGGATTCGAGCCTGCCGATACGCTGCAATATGGTCGCGTCATTGCCGGTTCTGACGGCACGATCGAGAAGATGGTCGAGCATAAGGATGCGAACGAGGCGGAGCGTGCATGCCGGCTGTGCAACTCCGGCCTGATGGCGGCGCGCGGGGCGGACCTGTTCGCCCTGCTGGGCCGCGTCGATAACGATAATGCCGCCGGTGAGTACTACCTGGTCGATGCAGTCAATGTGGCGCGCGGCGATGGGCGCAAGAGCGCGGTCGTGGTCACCGATCTGGCCGACGAGGTGGCCGGCATCAATTCCCGCGGCGAACTCGCGGCTGCGGAAGCGCAGTGGCAGGACTTGAAGCGCGAGGAGGCCATGGCGAACGGCGCCTCGCTGAGAGCGCCAGAAACCGTGTTCTTCAGCTGGGATACGGCACTCGGCCGGGATGTCACGATCGAGCCCAACGTGTTCTTTGGTCCGGGGGTGAGCATTGCTGACGGCGCGACGATTCGAGGTTTCTCACACCTGGAAGGAGCCATCGTGGGAGAGGGCTGCGAGGTTGGCCCGTTCGCGCGGCTGCGGCCCGGCGCGGTGATGGAACGCGGAGCCAAGGTTGGCAACTTCGTCGAGATGAAGAAAGCGGTGCTGGGAGAGGGTGCGAAAGCCAATCATCTCACATACCTGGGCGATGCCGAGGTCGGAGCGGGCGCCAACATCGGTGCGGGTACCATTACGTGCAATTACGACGGGTACTTCAAGTACAAGACCGTAATCGGCGAACGCGCCTTCATTGGCTCCAACAGTGCCTTGATCGCCCCGGTCAGGATCGGCGCGGACGCGATCGTGGCCGCCGGAAGCGCGGTCAGTCGCGACGTGGCCGACGGGGAACTGCGGATGGTGCGCGGTGAGCAGCTGGTAAAGCCGGGGTGGGCCGATCGCTTCCACGATGCGATGAAAAAGAAGAAGTCCGACCGGAGATCGGGTTAG
- a CDS encoding HAD-IA family hydrolase, with translation MADFPFDIVGFDLDGTLLETHRDLGAAVNHALGVGGFEPVPVEAIENLIGGGAKMMLKRVIDSRGGLPDEEFRRLYKALLAFYAENNCVHTRPYPGAADTLDALAGRGVRLALVTNKFESFARAILERLSLAQRFEVIIGGDTLGKGRSKPTPDPLIEARARLGNGRFVYIGDSSYDVLSARAARVPVVVAAYGYCDKPPAELGGDVIIANFAELIPALETM, from the coding sequence ATGGCTGACTTTCCTTTCGACATCGTCGGTTTCGACCTCGACGGCACCTTGCTGGAAACCCACCGGGACCTGGGGGCGGCGGTCAATCACGCGCTGGGCGTCGGCGGGTTCGAACCCGTTCCGGTGGAAGCGATCGAAAATTTGATTGGCGGCGGCGCGAAGATGATGCTGAAGCGCGTGATCGACAGCCGCGGAGGACTGCCGGACGAGGAATTTCGCCGGCTCTACAAGGCGCTGCTGGCATTCTACGCGGAAAACAACTGCGTGCACACGCGCCCGTACCCCGGCGCGGCCGACACGCTCGACGCGCTGGCGGGACGAGGGGTGCGCCTCGCGCTGGTGACCAACAAGTTCGAAAGTTTTGCCCGGGCAATTCTGGAACGGCTGAGCCTTGCGCAGCGATTCGAGGTGATCATCGGCGGTGACACGCTCGGCAAAGGGCGATCAAAGCCGACGCCCGATCCGCTAATCGAAGCGCGAGCACGGCTGGGCAATGGGCGTTTCGTTTACATCGGCGACAGCAGCTATGATGTGCTGTCCGCCCGCGCCGCACGGGTTCCGGTGGTGGTGGCTGCCTACGGCTATTGCGACAAGCCACCCGCAGAGCTTGGCGGGGATGTCATCATCGCAAATTTCGCTGAACTGATACCCGCGCTCGAGACGATGTAG
- a CDS encoding NAD(P)/FAD-dependent oxidoreductase: MTDENTPDDCIIIGAGPAGLTAAIYLARYHLSIRLFDSGTSRAAWIPCTHNHAGYPDGIEGKELLRRMREQARKYGAVREEKLVNHLAKIDDHFVIGTDSGTYTARSVLLATGVVNRRPAALPDDVHDEALARGLLRYCPVCDGYEVTDKRVAVIGSGGHGSAEAMFLRGFTRDLTLVCPKGEHDLDDGQRQTLREAGIVVEDGPCGGFAIEGDTLVFDTGTRRMAFDSVYPALGSHVRSELIELIGADTTDDGCVLTDDHYETSVSGLFAAGDVVKGLDQISNAMGQAGVAATTIRNHLARGKPIWR, translated from the coding sequence ATGACTGACGAAAACACACCCGACGATTGCATCATCATCGGTGCCGGGCCGGCGGGTCTGACGGCGGCGATCTATCTCGCCCGCTATCACCTTTCGATCCGCCTGTTCGACAGTGGCACCAGCCGCGCGGCCTGGATCCCATGCACTCACAATCATGCGGGCTATCCCGACGGCATCGAGGGCAAGGAGTTGCTTCGCCGAATGCGCGAACAGGCGCGCAAGTACGGTGCCGTGCGCGAAGAGAAGCTGGTCAATCATCTTGCCAAGATCGACGACCACTTCGTCATCGGCACCGACAGCGGAACGTACACCGCACGATCGGTGCTGCTCGCGACGGGCGTGGTCAATCGCCGTCCCGCAGCTCTGCCCGACGATGTTCACGACGAGGCGCTCGCCCGCGGCCTGCTGCGCTACTGCCCGGTGTGTGATGGTTACGAAGTGACCGACAAGCGTGTCGCGGTGATCGGCTCAGGCGGGCACGGAAGTGCCGAAGCGATGTTTCTCCGGGGCTTCACGCGTGATCTCACACTGGTTTGCCCCAAGGGCGAACATGACCTGGATGATGGACAGAGACAGACGCTGCGAGAGGCCGGGATTGTCGTCGAGGATGGTCCCTGCGGCGGATTCGCGATCGAGGGCGACACCCTTGTCTTCGACACGGGAACTCGGCGGATGGCGTTCGACAGTGTGTACCCGGCACTTGGCAGCCATGTGCGTTCGGAACTGATTGAACTGATCGGCGCCGATACCACCGACGACGGCTGTGTCCTGACGGATGATCATTATGAAACCTCCGTCTCAGGGTTGTTTGCTGCAGGCGACGTCGTGAAGGGCCTCGATCAGATCAGCAATGCGATGGGCCAGGCCGGGGTGGCGGCGACCACCATCCGCAACCACCTGGCGCGGGGAAAGCCTATCTGGCGCTAA
- a CDS encoding HlyD family secretion protein, with protein sequence MADAEPFAPDNVTSEAQDAPAKAAKPKRRIGRLALMVALPLVLVVGGGLYWLSLQGKVSTDNAYVQQDKVSISAEVAGRIVHVAVKEGQTVTQGDLLFRIDPAPFRLQIQEADAQIALAQASVTALENSSDLSGADISAANEDIGFAQATLNRQQALWRRGFTTKADLEAAQHAVAEARERLRAAQARQEEARARLSTGAQVPDENPQIAAGKAQRAVAQLSLSRTEVRAPLSGRVAQADRLQQGQQLVQGVPVLTLVATETTYVEANFKETDLDKMAVGQPAEIRFDAYPNLTVKGHVMSIGAGTGSEFSVLPAQNATGNWVKVTQRVPVRIAIDGKPPRQMIAGLSTDVTVFTDGRKR encoded by the coding sequence ATGGCTGACGCAGAGCCCTTCGCTCCAGACAATGTGACCAGCGAGGCGCAGGACGCCCCTGCCAAGGCTGCCAAGCCCAAGCGGCGGATCGGGCGGCTGGCGCTGATGGTGGCATTGCCGCTGGTACTGGTGGTGGGCGGCGGGCTGTACTGGCTGAGCCTTCAGGGCAAGGTTTCGACCGACAACGCATACGTCCAGCAGGACAAGGTGTCGATCAGCGCGGAAGTTGCCGGCAGAATCGTCCACGTCGCCGTCAAGGAGGGGCAGACGGTCACGCAGGGCGACCTGTTGTTCCGCATCGATCCCGCACCGTTTCGCCTGCAAATCCAGGAAGCGGACGCGCAGATCGCGTTAGCGCAGGCGAGCGTCACCGCTTTGGAAAACTCGTCGGACCTGTCCGGCGCCGACATCTCGGCTGCGAACGAAGACATCGGTTTTGCGCAAGCCACGCTCAATCGTCAGCAAGCTTTGTGGCGCCGCGGGTTCACCACCAAGGCCGATCTGGAGGCTGCGCAGCACGCGGTCGCCGAGGCGCGTGAACGGCTGCGGGCGGCACAGGCGCGGCAGGAAGAGGCGCGCGCCCGCCTTTCGACCGGCGCTCAAGTGCCTGACGAGAATCCCCAGATTGCCGCCGGCAAAGCGCAAAGAGCAGTCGCCCAGCTGAGCCTCAGCCGGACCGAAGTGCGCGCCCCGCTAAGCGGCCGGGTCGCGCAGGCAGATCGGCTGCAGCAGGGCCAGCAGTTGGTCCAGGGGGTGCCCGTGCTGACCTTGGTCGCGACCGAGACCACGTACGTTGAGGCGAACTTCAAGGAGACCGATCTCGATAAGATGGCGGTCGGTCAGCCGGCGGAAATTCGCTTCGATGCGTATCCCAACCTGACGGTAAAGGGCCACGTCATGTCGATCGGAGCGGGCACAGGGTCTGAATTCTCGGTCTTGCCCGCGCAGAACGCCACCGGCAATTGGGTGAAGGTCACTCAGCGTGTTCCCGTGCGCATCGCCATTGACGGCAAACCCCCACGCCAGATGATCGCCGGACTATCGACCGACGTGACGGTCTTCACAGACGGCCGCAAGCGTTAA
- a CDS encoding aspartate-semialdehyde dehydrogenase, giving the protein MGYRVAVVGATGNVGREMLAVLAEREFPCDEVAAVASSRSTGTEVEFGDTGKMLKCRNIEHFDFAGWDIALFAAGSGPAKEYAPKAAAAGCVVIDNSSLYRMDPDVPLVVPEVNPDAIDGYAKRNIIANPNCSTAQMVVALKPLHDAAGIRRVVVSTYQSVSGAGKEGMDELFQQSRAIFVGDQVETKKFTKQIAFNVIPHIDSFLDDGSTKEEWKMVVETKKILDPKIKVTATCVRVPVFVGHSESVNVEFEREISAQQAMDILREAPGVMLIDKREDGGYVTPVECVGDGATFVSRVREDPTVENGLNIWCVSDNLRKGAALNAVQIAELLGRRHLKKG; this is encoded by the coding sequence ATGGGTTACCGGGTGGCCGTGGTCGGCGCGACCGGCAATGTCGGACGTGAGATGCTCGCCGTCCTGGCTGAGCGTGAGTTTCCGTGCGATGAAGTCGCGGCGGTCGCGAGTTCGCGTTCCACCGGCACCGAAGTCGAATTCGGAGACACGGGCAAGATGCTCAAGTGCCGCAACATCGAACATTTCGATTTCGCGGGTTGGGACATTGCTCTGTTTGCCGCCGGCAGCGGGCCAGCAAAGGAATACGCGCCCAAAGCCGCCGCGGCAGGGTGCGTGGTGATCGACAATTCCTCGCTCTACCGCATGGATCCCGACGTGCCGCTCGTCGTGCCGGAGGTTAATCCCGACGCGATCGACGGCTATGCCAAACGCAACATCATCGCCAATCCCAACTGTTCCACCGCGCAGATGGTCGTTGCGCTGAAGCCGCTGCACGATGCCGCCGGAATCCGGCGCGTGGTCGTCTCGACCTATCAGTCGGTCAGCGGTGCGGGGAAGGAAGGGATGGACGAGCTGTTCCAGCAGAGCCGCGCGATATTTGTCGGCGATCAGGTGGAGACCAAAAAGTTCACCAAGCAGATCGCGTTCAACGTGATCCCGCACATCGACAGCTTCCTCGACGACGGTTCGACGAAGGAAGAGTGGAAGATGGTGGTCGAAACCAAGAAGATCCTCGACCCCAAGATCAAGGTCACAGCCACGTGCGTACGCGTGCCGGTGTTCGTGGGCCACTCCGAATCGGTGAACGTGGAGTTCGAGCGCGAAATCTCCGCGCAACAGGCAATGGACATCCTGCGCGAGGCGCCGGGCGTGATGCTGATCGATAAGCGTGAGGACGGCGGCTATGTCACGCCGGTCGAGTGCGTCGGTGACGGCGCCACCTTCGTCAGCCGGGTGCGCGAGGATCCCACGGTGGAGAACGGGCTCAACATCTGGTGCGTGTCCGATAACCTGCGGAAGGGTGCCGCATTGAACGCGGTACAGATTGCCGAACTGCTCGGTCGGCGGCACCTGAAGAAAGGGTGA
- a CDS encoding M2 family metallopeptidase, whose translation MKHASVALAALAVALAAPAYAQDAAPVAAPATALAYPMTAAGAAQFVAAAEKDLFDYTVEASRVNWVNATYITHDTDALASQINAVGTEKSVRYALEAARYAALPGLDADVKRKLDMLRNGIVLPAPTTPGAATELNTIATNLQSQYGKGKGTLNGKEINGSDIEAEMGNLERTPAELSEMWASWHTNVGAPMKDDYARMVEIANDGAAELGFADTGAMWRSGYDMSPAEFTAMTERLWQETRPLYEALHTYVRWKLNEKYGDAVQSKTGPIRADLLGNMWAQEWGNIYPLVAPAGAGDVGYDIGELLKAQGKTPLDMVKIGEGFYSSLGFEPLPQTFWERSMFVKPADREVVCHASAWNVDNKDDIRIKMCTKVNGDDFITIHHELGHNYYQRAYNGQSLAYLNGANDGFHEAIGDFVALSITPQYLVDIGLLDKSKVPSADKDTGLLLRQAMDKVAFLPFGLLVDKWRWGVFDGSITPATYNQAWVDLKKQYQGIVPPVERPANAFDPGAKFHIPGNTPYTRYFLARILQFQFYQAACEQAGWKGPLHRCSFYGNKEVGQKLNAMLEMGASKPWPDALKVFTGTSEMSAKPMLEYFAPLKKWLDQQNKGKPTGW comes from the coding sequence ATGAAGCACGCTTCCGTCGCGCTTGCCGCGCTTGCTGTCGCCCTTGCGGCTCCCGCCTACGCGCAGGATGCCGCCCCCGTTGCCGCGCCGGCGACAGCACTTGCTTATCCGATGACTGCTGCCGGGGCGGCGCAATTCGTCGCGGCGGCCGAGAAGGACCTGTTCGATTACACGGTCGAGGCCAGCCGGGTGAACTGGGTCAACGCGACGTACATCACGCATGATACCGATGCGCTGGCCTCTCAAATCAACGCTGTCGGCACCGAAAAAAGCGTCCGATATGCCCTTGAGGCTGCTCGCTACGCCGCGCTTCCGGGGCTCGATGCCGATGTGAAGCGCAAGCTCGATATGCTGCGCAACGGCATCGTCTTACCCGCGCCGACCACCCCCGGAGCAGCCACTGAGCTCAACACGATCGCGACCAACCTGCAATCGCAATATGGCAAGGGCAAGGGCACGCTCAACGGAAAGGAAATCAACGGCTCCGACATCGAGGCCGAGATGGGCAATCTCGAGCGGACCCCAGCCGAGCTCTCGGAAATGTGGGCCAGCTGGCACACCAACGTCGGGGCGCCGATGAAGGACGACTACGCTCGAATGGTCGAGATCGCCAATGACGGTGCGGCCGAGCTCGGCTTCGCCGACACCGGTGCCATGTGGCGTTCGGGCTATGACATGAGCCCGGCGGAATTCACCGCGATGACCGAGCGGCTGTGGCAGGAAACCAGGCCGCTGTACGAGGCGCTGCACACGTACGTGCGCTGGAAGCTCAACGAAAAGTATGGCGACGCCGTGCAAAGCAAGACCGGTCCGATCCGCGCCGACCTGCTGGGTAACATGTGGGCGCAGGAGTGGGGCAACATCTACCCACTCGTCGCACCGGCGGGTGCGGGCGATGTCGGCTATGACATCGGTGAGTTGCTCAAGGCGCAGGGCAAGACGCCGCTGGACATGGTGAAGATCGGCGAGGGGTTCTATTCCTCGCTCGGGTTCGAGCCGCTGCCCCAGACATTCTGGGAGCGCTCGATGTTCGTGAAGCCGGCGGACCGTGAGGTCGTGTGTCACGCCTCGGCATGGAACGTCGACAACAAGGACGACATCCGCATCAAGATGTGCACCAAGGTGAATGGGGACGATTTCATCACCATTCACCACGAACTCGGCCACAACTATTACCAGCGCGCCTACAACGGGCAGTCGCTTGCCTACCTCAATGGCGCGAACGACGGGTTCCATGAGGCGATCGGGGACTTCGTCGCCCTGTCCATCACTCCGCAGTACCTGGTTGACATCGGCCTGCTCGATAAATCGAAGGTGCCGAGCGCCGACAAGGACACCGGGTTGCTGCTGCGCCAGGCGATGGACAAGGTCGCGTTCCTGCCATTCGGCCTGCTGGTGGACAAATGGCGTTGGGGCGTGTTCGACGGGTCGATTACCCCGGCAACGTATAATCAGGCTTGGGTCGATCTTAAGAAGCAATACCAGGGCATCGTCCCTCCGGTTGAGCGCCCTGCGAATGCGTTTGACCCTGGCGCCAAGTTCCACATTCCCGGCAACACGCCGTACACGCGCTATTTCCTCGCCCGGATTCTGCAGTTCCAGTTTTACCAGGCAGCCTGCGAGCAGGCGGGCTGGAAGGGGCCGCTGCATCGCTGCAGTTTCTACGGCAACAAGGAAGTGGGCCAGAAGCTGAACGCGATGCTGGAAATGGGTGCGTCGAAGCCTTGGCCAGACGCGCTCAAGGTGTTCACCGGTACCAGTGAAATGAGCGCCAAGCCGATGCTGGAATACTTCGCGCCGCTCAAGAAGTGGCTCGATCAACAGAACAAGGGCAAGCCGACTGGCTGGTAA